In Bos mutus isolate GX-2022 chromosome 10, NWIPB_WYAK_1.1, whole genome shotgun sequence, a single window of DNA contains:
- the PARP2 gene encoding poly [ADP-ribose] polymerase 2, whose product MAARRRGTAGGRARAERVNNGKTVAEDPPPAKKIRKCHRLKKEPVAEGKTDSDRTEDKQESVKTLLLKGKAPVDPECTTKVGKAHVYCEGNDVYDVMLNQTNLQFNNNKYYLIQLLEDDAQRNFSVWMRWGRVGKTGQHSLVACSGDLNKAKEIFQKKFLDKTKNNWEDREKFEKVPGKYDMLQMDYASNTQNEEETKKEESLKSPLKLESQLDLRVQELIKLICNVQAMEEMMVEMKYDTKKAPLGKLTVAQIKAGYQSLKKIEDCIRAGQHGRALMEACNEFYTRIPHDFGLRTPPLIRTEKELSDKVQLLEALGDIEIAIKLVKTELQSPEHPLDQHYRKLQCALHPLDHESYEFKVISQYLQSTHAPTHSDYTMTLLDVFEVEKEGEKEAFREDLHNRMLLWHGSRLSNWVGILSHGLRIAPPEAPITGYMFGKGIYFADMSSKSANYCFATRLKDTGLLLLSEVALGQCNELLGANPEAEGLLQGKHSTKGLGKMAPSPACAITLNGSTVPLGPASDTGILNPEGYTLNYNEFIVYNPNQVRMRYLLKVQFNFLQLW is encoded by the exons ATGGCAGCTCGGCGGCGGGGGACTGCGGGGGGCAGAGCGCGAG CTGAAAGAGTTAATAATGGCAAAACAGTTGCAGAAGACCCTCCTCCTGCAAAGAAAATTCGAAAATGTCACAGGCTGAAAAAGGAGCCTGTGGCTGAAGGAAAGACAGATAGTGACAGGACTGAAGACAAGCAAG AGTCTGTGAAGACCTTGCTGTTAAAGGGCAAAGCTCCAGTGGACCCAGAGTGCACAACCAAGGTGGGGAAG gcCCATGTGTACTGTGAAGGAAATGATGTCTATGATGTCATGCTAAATCAG ACCAATCTCCAGTTCAACAACAACAAGTATTACCTGATTCAGCTGTTAGAAGATGATGCCCAGAGAAACTTCAGTGTTTGGATGAGATGGGGCCGAG TTGGGAAGACAGGGCAGCACAGCTTGGTGGCTTGTTCCGGGGACCTCAACAAGGCCAAGGAAATCTTTCAAAAGAA ATTCcttgacaaaacaaaaaataattgggAGGATCGTGAGAAGTTTGAGAAGGTGCCTGGAAAATATGATATGCTACAAATGGACTATGCCAGCAATACACAG aatgaagaggaaacaaagaaagagGAATCTCTTAAATCCCCCTTGAAACTAGAGTCACAGCTAGATCTTCGTGTACAGGAGCTGATAAAGTTGATCTGTAATGTCCAGGCCATGGAAGAAATGATGGTAGAAATGAAATATGATACCAAGAAAGCTCCACTTG GGAAGCTGACAGTGGCACAAATCAAGGCAGGTTACCAGTCTCTTAAGAAGATTGAGGATTGTATTCGGGCTGGCCAGCATGGACGAGCTCTCATGGAAGCATGCAATGAATTCTACACCAGAATCCCACATGACTTTGG ACTCCGTACCCCTCCATTAATCCGGACAGAGAAAGAACTGTCAGATAAAGTACAACTACTGGAG GCTTTGGGAGACATTGAAATTGCAATTAAGCTGGTGAAGACAGAACTGCAAAGCCCGGAACACCCATTGGACCAACATTATAGAAAACTACAGTGTGCCTTGCACCCTTTAGACCATGAGAGTTATGAGTTCAAA GTGATTTCCCAGTACCTACAGTCTACCCATGCTCCCACACACAGTGACTATACCATGACCTTGCTGGATGTCTTTGAAGTTGAGAAGGAGGGTGAAAAAGAAGCCTTCAGAGAGGACCTTCATAACAG GATGCTACTCTGGCATGGCTCCAGGCTGAGTAACTGGGTAGGAATCCTAAGCCATGGGCTTCGAATCGCCCCACCTGAGGCTCCCATCACAGGTTACATG ttcGGAAAAGGAATCTATTTTGCTGACATGTCTTCCAAGAGTGCCAATTACTGCTTTGCCACTCGCCTAAAGGATACTGGGCTGCTGCTCTTATCAGAG GTAGCTCTGGGTCAGTGTAATGAGCTGCTCGGGGCCAATCCAGAGGCAGAGGGATTACTTCAAGGCAAACACAGCACCAAGGGGCTGGGCAAGATGGCTCCCAGTCCTGCGTGCGCCATCACCTT GAATGGGAGTACAGTGCCATTAGGACCAGCAAGTGACACAGGAATTCTGAATCCGGAGGGCTATACCCTCAACTACAATGAATTTATCGTCTATAACCCCAACCAGGTCCGTATGCGATACCTTCTAAAGGTTCAGTTTAATTTCCTGCAGCTGTGGTGA